Proteins encoded in a region of the Gammaproteobacteria bacterium genome:
- a CDS encoding cation:proton antiporter, with the protein MSEELFQQFLVILGFSLFASVLFRRLRMATIVAYIAVGAVIGPSALGLVEDPSRFSFLAEFGVVFLLFTLGLEFNFKKMLAMRFAVFGVGGLQVVVCTLLFALAVYVWGASWQVAVLVAGSLALSSTAIVTRELVNNRQMHNLHGQLSIAVLLFQDLIAVVFLILVPVLGQEQGASVLGGLGEAGINALVLLVLLLAVGKWVLPVVYQEVAKAGSDEIFLLSTLVIVLLAAWLTHSFHLSMALGGFVTGMMLGDGPFRYQIQSDIRPFRDILLGLFFVIIGMGLDLALLLEYWPRILLFTLGLLAIKALVVAVSVRILGFGTQDAISVGFNLAQAGEFGLALMALATLSGAVPAEQASFVSIIAIFSMIASPFLVRNASTFSRKLAKSDSSASTYRPVQLDLKGHVIIGGYGRLGRTLTQFLECNNLPYIAIDTDIDVVEKYRKEGKNIVYGDSHNMEILQHCHLSAASLVVLTFRSLEEGKAAISGIRQRHAGIPIIVRCLEHGGFEELISIGANQVFPELLESSLLVSRQALEMLKVDEREIERQIGEYRDQANTRAV; encoded by the coding sequence ATGTCTGAAGAGCTGTTTCAGCAGTTTCTCGTTATTCTCGGATTCTCCCTGTTCGCGAGTGTGCTGTTCCGCAGGTTGCGGATGGCAACGATCGTAGCCTATATAGCCGTCGGTGCCGTTATCGGGCCTTCCGCGCTGGGGCTGGTTGAAGATCCCTCCCGCTTCAGTTTTCTGGCGGAATTCGGGGTTGTCTTTCTGCTCTTCACCCTGGGCCTGGAATTCAATTTCAAGAAAATGCTCGCCATGCGGTTCGCCGTGTTCGGCGTCGGCGGCCTGCAGGTGGTTGTCTGCACGCTGCTTTTTGCGCTTGCGGTTTATGTCTGGGGAGCCAGCTGGCAGGTGGCTGTTCTGGTTGCCGGATCTCTGGCCTTGTCCTCCACGGCCATCGTTACGCGGGAGCTGGTCAATAACCGGCAGATGCACAATCTGCACGGTCAACTGTCTATCGCCGTGCTGCTGTTCCAGGACCTGATTGCCGTGGTGTTTCTGATATTGGTTCCGGTGCTGGGGCAGGAGCAGGGTGCTTCCGTGCTGGGTGGACTCGGCGAGGCCGGTATCAATGCGCTGGTGCTGCTGGTGCTGTTACTGGCGGTGGGCAAATGGGTGCTGCCAGTCGTCTACCAGGAGGTGGCAAAGGCCGGCTCCGATGAAATATTTCTGCTCAGCACCCTGGTCATCGTGTTACTGGCCGCCTGGCTGACCCACAGTTTTCATCTCTCCATGGCGCTGGGAGGCTTCGTCACCGGCATGATGCTGGGAGACGGTCCGTTCCGCTACCAGATACAATCCGACATCAGGCCGTTCAGGGATATCCTGCTGGGCCTGTTTTTCGTGATCATCGGCATGGGACTGGATCTGGCGCTGCTGTTGGAATACTGGCCGCGGATTCTGCTGTTTACCTTGGGTTTGCTGGCGATCAAGGCCCTGGTGGTGGCGGTGTCGGTACGTATTCTCGGTTTCGGTACGCAGGATGCGATCAGTGTGGGGTTTAACCTGGCGCAGGCCGGCGAATTCGGTCTGGCACTGATGGCGCTGGCGACGCTCAGCGGTGCGGTGCCTGCGGAGCAGGCATCCTTTGTCAGTATCATTGCCATTTTCAGCATGATTGCCAGCCCCTTTCTGGTCCGCAACGCGTCCACCTTCAGCCGTAAACTGGCGAAATCTGACAGCTCAGCATCCACTTACCGTCCGGTGCAGCTGGACTTGAAGGGGCACGTCATCATCGGTGGTTATGGACGCCTGGGTCGTACGCTGACCCAGTTTCTTGAGTGCAACAACCTGCCCTATATTGCCATCGATACGGATATCGACGTGGTCGAGAAGTATCGCAAGGAAGGCAAGAATATTGTTTATGGTGACAGCCATAATATGGAGATTCTGCAGCATTGTCATCTGTCCGCAGCAAGCCTGGTGGTGTTGACCTTCCGGTCTCTTGAGGAGGGCAAGGCGGCGATCAGCGGTATCCGGCAGCGCCATGCCGGTATTCCGATTATTGTCCGTTGTCTGGAGCATGGAGGGTTCGAGGAACTGATTTCTATCGGGGCCAACCAGGTGTTCCCGGAGCTGCTGGAATCCAGCCTGCTTGTCAGCCGCCAGGCCCTGGAAATGCTGAAGG
- a CDS encoding multicopper oxidase domain-containing protein, producing MKRRTFLEATGFGTAGLLLPTWTRAQGVPGTNALNIPGLLTGEMENGRRHYRLQAQRGTSRFFSDLNTPTLGYNGNYLGPTIRLRDGEDVTMHVHNALGEPTTTHWHGLHVPASADGGPHIVIEAGTTWSPEFQVMEHAGTFWYHSHLIHKTGEQVYQGLAGMIIVDDAASENLPLPWEYGVDDIPLVIQDRRFNEDGSFQYLGAQSDIMTGMFGNYILVNGTLDPYFVPTTTKVRFRLLNGSNARTYNLAFSDGRTFQQLSCDGGFLDSTFEMRVVELGPAERCDIVVDVSDGNPVNLISLPMAADSPYMPRGMMRNMHPTNTERLQILALRPQSGLTHSVDLPSQLVPLVRFEERGIDNTRRFTLSMAMGMGGRMMRGGGGGGGRGGMMGRGGDQFFINNQAMDMSVVNESIPMGSTEIWEIVNDSMMMHPFHVHHGQFQVMDRNGRPVHAHERGYKDTVKVGPGETVRIVMTFDHFADPELPYMFHCHILEHEDHGMMGQFVVV from the coding sequence ATGAAACGACGTACTTTTTTAGAGGCAACCGGGTTCGGAACGGCGGGCCTGCTGCTGCCCACCTGGACCAGGGCGCAGGGCGTCCCCGGTACCAACGCGCTGAATATCCCGGGGCTGCTCACAGGTGAGATGGAAAATGGCCGCCGGCACTATCGCCTGCAGGCACAGCGCGGGACAAGTCGGTTCTTTTCTGATCTGAATACGCCGACCCTGGGCTACAACGGTAATTATCTCGGCCCCACCATTCGGTTACGGGACGGCGAAGATGTCACCATGCACGTGCATAATGCCCTTGGCGAGCCTACCACCACGCACTGGCACGGCCTGCACGTACCAGCCAGTGCCGATGGTGGTCCGCACATCGTCATCGAGGCAGGAACCACGTGGAGCCCGGAGTTCCAGGTCATGGAGCACGCGGGCACGTTCTGGTATCACTCGCACCTGATCCACAAGACCGGCGAGCAGGTGTATCAGGGGCTGGCGGGAATGATCATCGTCGATGACGCGGCCAGTGAGAACCTGCCCCTGCCCTGGGAGTATGGGGTCGACGACATCCCGCTGGTGATTCAGGACCGGCGCTTCAACGAGGACGGCAGTTTTCAATACCTGGGCGCTCAAAGCGACATAATGACGGGGATGTTCGGCAATTACATTCTCGTTAATGGCACACTGGATCCCTATTTTGTGCCGACCACCACCAAGGTCAGATTCAGGTTGCTCAACGGTTCCAACGCCCGCACCTACAACCTGGCATTCAGCGATGGCCGCACTTTTCAGCAGCTTTCCTGCGACGGTGGATTTCTGGATTCAACGTTCGAGATGAGAGTGGTGGAGCTGGGGCCGGCAGAGCGATGTGACATCGTGGTGGATGTCAGCGACGGTAATCCGGTCAACCTGATCAGCTTACCCATGGCTGCCGACTCACCCTACATGCCCCGTGGCATGATGCGAAACATGCATCCCACCAATACCGAGCGCCTGCAGATTCTGGCGCTGCGTCCGCAATCGGGTCTGACGCACTCAGTTGACCTGCCGTCGCAGCTGGTGCCCCTGGTCCGCTTTGAGGAGCGGGGTATCGACAACACCCGGCGTTTTACCCTGTCCATGGCAATGGGCATGGGTGGCCGGATGATGCGTGGCGGTGGAGGCGGTGGTGGTCGTGGCGGTATGATGGGCCGCGGCGGTGATCAGTTCTTCATCAATAACCAGGCCATGGACATGTCGGTGGTTAACGAATCAATCCCCATGGGTTCTACTGAAATATGGGAAATCGTTAATGATTCCATGATGATGCACCCGTTCCACGTCCATCATGGGCAGTTTCAGGTAATGGACCGTAATGGCCGGCCCGTCCATGCCCATGAGCGGGGCTATAAGGACACGGTCAAGGTGGGGCCGGGAGAAACTGTCAGGATCGTGATGACTTTTGATCATTTCGCCGATCCGGAACTGCCTTATATGTTCCATTGCCATATTCTCGAACATGAGGATCATGGCATGATGGGGCAGTTCGTGGTGGTTTGA
- a CDS encoding exo-alpha-sialidase produces MGKIRVLAGTRKGAFILTSDARRESWHIEGPFFGGWEIYHMAASPVNPERIYVSQTSDWFGQVIQRSDDGGRTWQQPGTSGGKTADQEQHEPVAESNRFVYDTSEQTGRPLTTHQWYDGTPHPWEFKRVWHLEPSLTEPDTVYAGVEDAALFVSIDGGANWQELAGLRGHDTGENWTPGAGGMCLHTIMLDRNNPERIFVAISAAGAFRSDDRGKTWKTITKGLVSNYIPDPTAEIGHCVHRLAMHPAKPEVLFMQKHWDVMRSDDSGDNWYEISGNLPSDFGFPIAVHAHEPGTVYVIPIKSDSEHYPPEGKLRVYRSRGGGNDWEALTNGLPQSNCYVNVLRDAMAVDTLDDCGIYFGTTGGQIYCSADSGDNWVAIAQNLPAVLSVEVQTLI; encoded by the coding sequence ATGGGGAAGATCAGAGTACTGGCAGGCACACGCAAGGGCGCTTTTATACTCACCTCTGATGCCAGGCGCGAATCCTGGCATATTGAAGGGCCTTTTTTCGGCGGCTGGGAGATTTATCACATGGCCGCCTCCCCCGTAAATCCCGAACGCATCTACGTCTCGCAGACTTCGGACTGGTTCGGTCAGGTAATACAGCGCTCTGACGATGGCGGTCGAACCTGGCAGCAACCCGGGACCTCAGGGGGCAAAACAGCCGATCAGGAACAGCACGAGCCCGTTGCCGAGAGTAACAGGTTTGTCTACGACACATCGGAACAAACCGGCCGACCGCTGACCACCCATCAATGGTATGACGGAACACCCCATCCGTGGGAGTTCAAACGCGTGTGGCACCTGGAACCCTCACTGACCGAACCCGACACGGTTTACGCAGGCGTTGAGGACGCCGCATTGTTTGTCAGTATTGATGGTGGCGCCAACTGGCAGGAGTTGGCCGGATTGCGCGGGCACGATACGGGAGAAAACTGGACCCCGGGTGCCGGAGGAATGTGCCTGCACACGATAATGCTGGACCGGAACAATCCGGAGCGGATTTTCGTCGCCATATCCGCCGCTGGAGCATTTCGAAGCGACGACCGGGGCAAGACCTGGAAAACCATTACCAAGGGCCTGGTCTCAAACTATATTCCCGACCCGACCGCCGAAATTGGACACTGTGTCCACCGCCTGGCCATGCATCCAGCCAAGCCCGAGGTCCTGTTCATGCAGAAGCATTGGGATGTCATGCGCAGCGATGACAGCGGCGACAACTGGTATGAAATCAGCGGCAACCTGCCGAGCGACTTCGGGTTCCCCATTGCTGTTCATGCCCACGAACCCGGCACCGTCTATGTCATTCCCATCAAGAGTGATTCCGAGCACTATCCGCCAGAAGGAAAATTACGGGTCTATCGCAGTCGCGGCGGCGGCAATGACTGGGAAGCGCTCACCAATGGCCTGCCGCAGAGCAATTGCTACGTCAATGTGCTGCGTGACGCTATGGCAGTGGACACACTGGACGACTGCGGAATTTACTTCGGAACCACCGGGGGTCAGATTTATTGCTCTGCGGACAGCGGCGACAACTGGGTCGCCATTGCCCAGAACCTCCCCGCTGTGTTGTCTGTAGAGGTTCAGACCCTCATCTAG
- a CDS encoding MoaD/ThiS family protein, with translation MIKVLIPYQLQTLAGTGSELQLAVPLPCTTRELILALEAHHPALRGAILDYASGQRRPKIRFFACKEDISHDSLDTTLPDEVMAGREPFIILGAISGG, from the coding sequence ATGATCAAGGTCCTGATACCCTACCAGCTTCAGACCCTCGCCGGTACCGGTTCGGAGTTGCAGCTTGCTGTCCCGCTGCCATGTACGACAAGGGAACTGATTCTGGCCCTGGAAGCCCACCATCCTGCCTTGCGAGGCGCAATCCTCGACTATGCCAGCGGCCAGCGCCGTCCCAAAATACGCTTCTTCGCCTGCAAGGAAGATATCTCCCACGACTCCCTGGATACAACCCTGCCGGACGAGGTGATGGCTGGCCGGGAGCCGTTTATCATACTGGGGGCCATCTCTGGCGGTTGA
- the crp gene encoding cAMP-activated global transcriptional regulator CRP gives MATFRTSNDKLQQFLASCDRKSYGKNTHLISPGDPADTLYYIVSGSLVVCLEDEDGRELILAYLNAGEFLGEMGLFIDQSTRNVLIRTRTETTLAAISHAKISQFMQEADRESATNLLVAIGSQLSDRLLRTSRKAGLLAFYDVAGRIARTLLDLCEQPDAMTHPDGMQIQVTRQELGRMVSCSREMAGRILTSLEEQGLITVEGKKTVIVHEATRPSYENRKKVP, from the coding sequence ATGGCTACTTTTCGCACCAGTAACGACAAATTGCAGCAGTTTCTCGCCAGTTGCGACCGCAAAAGCTATGGGAAGAATACCCACCTGATTTCACCTGGCGACCCGGCTGATACGCTGTACTACATTGTCAGTGGCTCCCTGGTGGTCTGCCTGGAGGATGAGGACGGCCGCGAGCTGATACTGGCCTATCTCAATGCCGGTGAGTTTCTCGGTGAGATGGGGCTGTTCATAGACCAGTCCACGCGCAACGTGCTGATCAGGACCCGCACAGAAACAACGCTGGCCGCGATCAGTCACGCAAAGATCAGTCAGTTCATGCAGGAAGCCGATCGGGAATCGGCCACCAACCTGCTGGTTGCCATCGGGTCACAGCTCAGCGATCGTCTGTTGCGTACCAGTCGCAAGGCGGGCTTGCTGGCGTTCTACGATGTGGCGGGCCGCATCGCCAGAACCTTGCTGGACTTATGTGAGCAGCCGGACGCCATGACCCATCCCGATGGCATGCAGATACAGGTGACCCGTCAGGAACTGGGTCGGATGGTGAGCTGTTCCAGGGAGATGGCAGGACGGATACTCACCAGTCTGGAGGAGCAGGGGCTGATTACTGTCGAAGGTAAAAAGACGGTTATTGTCCACGAGGCGACGCGCCCCAGTTACGAAAACAGGAAAAAGGTTCCCTGA
- a CDS encoding FtsX-like permease family protein, which translates to MEIGPIFRAMLRNKIGVCLIALQIAFTMTVVVNAIYIINERSSLMARPSGLDEASLFYLRSVGFQDGFSEEAAIVEDRALLESLPGIVDMTVINAIPLSGSGSSTGARLVPDPASPYSEAALYRVDEHALATMGLELIAGQNFNSTDVRQIDWPNSSSPERAIITSALAEALFPGQGTESVGEIFYTGSDDPIQVVGLVDQLQAPWVQSAFVEQSMLVPANIVDGQSLYLVRTEPGQVNAMMLRAEELLADSNPARIIMSVRSLQETREESYRLDSSMSRILQVVIGTLVFITSMGIVGLAVFGINRRRKQIGTRRALGATQLEIIRYFVTENLIISVVGVTLGALLTTGFNIFLVQAFNMPRIDWYYIPLGMLTLILVGFLAVLGPSRGASRIPPALATRSV; encoded by the coding sequence ATGGAAATTGGACCAATATTTCGCGCCATGCTGCGCAACAAGATCGGCGTCTGCCTGATAGCTCTGCAGATTGCCTTTACCATGACGGTGGTAGTCAACGCGATCTATATCATTAACGAACGATCCAGTCTCATGGCAAGGCCCAGTGGCCTCGATGAGGCGAGCCTTTTTTATCTGCGCAGTGTTGGCTTTCAGGATGGCTTCAGCGAGGAAGCAGCAATCGTCGAGGACCGTGCCCTGCTGGAATCCCTGCCTGGAATTGTGGACATGACGGTCATTAATGCCATACCGCTGAGTGGCAGCGGCTCTTCAACGGGTGCCCGTCTGGTACCGGACCCGGCCAGTCCTTATAGCGAAGCGGCTCTGTATCGCGTCGACGAGCATGCTCTGGCAACCATGGGGCTTGAGCTGATTGCGGGCCAGAACTTCAACAGTACCGATGTGCGCCAGATTGATTGGCCTAATTCGTCTTCGCCAGAGCGGGCCATCATCACATCAGCCCTGGCGGAAGCGCTGTTTCCAGGCCAAGGTACGGAGTCTGTGGGTGAAATATTTTACACTGGCAGCGATGACCCGATACAGGTTGTCGGCTTAGTGGATCAGCTGCAGGCTCCCTGGGTCCAGTCTGCCTTCGTCGAGCAATCCATGCTGGTACCTGCCAACATAGTGGATGGTCAGTCGCTCTACCTGGTGCGCACGGAACCAGGCCAGGTCAATGCCATGATGCTGCGGGCAGAGGAGCTGCTCGCCGACAGCAATCCCGCGCGGATCATCATGTCGGTGAGATCCCTGCAGGAGACCCGTGAAGAAAGCTACCGGCTGGACAGCTCCATGTCGCGAATTTTGCAGGTGGTTATCGGTACCCTGGTATTCATCACGTCGATGGGTATCGTCGGGCTGGCGGTCTTTGGTATCAACCGGCGCCGCAAGCAGATCGGCACGCGCCGAGCGCTGGGTGCCACACAGCTGGAAATCATCCGCTACTTCGTCACGGAAAATCTGATTATTTCCGTTGTTGGAGTCACGCTGGGTGCGCTGTTAACCACGGGATTCAATATCTTCCTGGTGCAGGCGTTCAATATGCCGAGGATAGACTGGTATTACATTCCGCTGGGCATGCTGACACTGATTCTGGTTGGATTTCTGGCGGTGCTGGGCCCCTCAAGGGGTGCCTCCAGAATACCGCCGGCGCTTGCCACCCGCTCAGTCTGA
- a CDS encoding ABC transporter permease, which yields MFFYYLRLGALSYRRNPILSTLMVLAVAIGVGAYMVVFTLNYVMGGDPIPQKSSQLYHVQLDSGNPDIESDPPEQLTYLDAMALSNAELPYPRTVSSKFVAVIEPEGEIRPFSVTGRGSYADFFPMFNVPFLYGSGWSRSADSELQQVTVLSRELNERLFGGANSVGETLVLHGYNFQVVGVLDEWAPMPKFYDVNNGPFDPSEELYIPWGHIVNLEMQRSGNTSCWKPLGGDGIQAFLNSECVWLQYWVELENDSERAGMQDYLDNYVRDQKQLGRFARPLNNNLFNVNEWLLLQEVLPAETQILSALAAMLLAVCLLNTIGLLLSKFLSKSGEIGVRQALGADKISLFIQHVIEAGFIGLLGGLLGLGVAALGLRGIKTMLGDLLVTDWIQLNGTVVGVTIVLAIVSTIVAGMYPIWRACRISPSIHLKTQ from the coding sequence ATGTTTTTCTATTATCTGCGACTTGGCGCCTTGAGCTACCGGCGCAACCCGATTCTCAGTACTTTAATGGTGCTGGCGGTGGCGATAGGTGTCGGTGCCTATATGGTGGTTTTCACTCTCAATTACGTGATGGGGGGCGATCCCATTCCGCAGAAAAGCAGCCAGCTCTATCATGTCCAGCTGGACAGCGGCAATCCCGACATCGAGTCGGATCCACCAGAGCAGTTGACCTATCTGGATGCCATGGCGCTGAGTAACGCCGAACTGCCGTATCCCAGGACGGTCAGTTCCAAATTCGTGGCTGTGATTGAACCGGAAGGTGAGATCCGCCCCTTCTCTGTAACCGGGCGCGGCAGCTATGCGGACTTTTTCCCTATGTTCAATGTGCCGTTCCTCTATGGCAGCGGCTGGAGCCGCAGTGCCGATTCGGAGCTGCAGCAGGTTACCGTGCTGTCCAGAGAGCTCAATGAACGGCTGTTCGGCGGGGCTAACTCAGTGGGAGAGACATTGGTTCTGCACGGCTATAACTTTCAGGTTGTCGGGGTGCTGGATGAGTGGGCGCCGATGCCTAAATTCTATGATGTTAACAATGGGCCATTTGACCCTTCTGAGGAGCTGTATATTCCCTGGGGGCATATAGTCAACCTGGAAATGCAGCGCTCCGGCAACACCAGCTGCTGGAAGCCCCTGGGCGGCGATGGGATACAGGCGTTTCTGAACTCTGAATGTGTCTGGCTTCAGTATTGGGTGGAGCTGGAAAACGACAGTGAGCGAGCCGGCATGCAGGATTATCTCGACAACTATGTGCGGGATCAGAAGCAGCTGGGGCGTTTTGCCAGGCCGTTGAACAACAATCTGTTCAACGTTAATGAATGGCTGCTCCTGCAGGAGGTCCTGCCTGCCGAAACGCAGATTCTGTCGGCCCTGGCGGCAATGCTGCTGGCGGTATGTTTGTTGAATACCATCGGGTTGCTGTTGTCCAAGTTTCTCAGCAAGTCTGGTGAGATCGGTGTCAGACAGGCTCTTGGTGCAGACAAAATCTCTCTCTTTATACAACACGTGATCGAGGCAGGCTTTATCGGGTTGCTGGGCGGCCTGTTGGGATTGGGGGTCGCGGCGCTGGGGCTGCGAGGTATCAAGACCATGCTGGGAGACCTGCTGGTAACAGACTGGATTCAGCTCAACGGCACGGTAGTGGGCGTCACCATCGTGCTGGCGATAGTCTCGACCATCGTGGCGGGGATGTATCCCATCTGGCGAGCCTGTCGGATCAGTCCCTCCATCCACCTGAAAACCCAATGA
- a CDS encoding ABC transporter ATP-binding protein, which produces MLKMQDVSKLYRTELVETRALSDFCLEVKEGEFVTVTGPSGCGKTTFLNIAGLLETYSSGTYLLDGQDVAELGDRQRARLRNRKIGFIFQSFNLMPDLNLFDNVDVPLRYRGMPASERRERIEQMLDSVGLLSRKKHIPSQLSGGQQQRVAIARALVGEPRFLLADEPTGNLDSHTAAGVMELLEQVNDKGTTIIMVTHDDSLASRARRNVRILDGRIQTIERVSGGAREPVQPAGEPATATI; this is translated from the coding sequence ATGTTGAAAATGCAGGATGTGAGCAAGTTATACCGCACCGAGCTGGTTGAGACCCGGGCGCTGTCGGATTTCTGTCTGGAAGTGAAGGAAGGTGAATTCGTTACGGTCACCGGTCCGTCGGGTTGCGGAAAGACCACCTTTCTCAATATAGCCGGATTATTGGAAACCTATTCGTCGGGGACCTATCTGCTGGACGGTCAGGACGTGGCAGAGCTTGGCGACAGGCAGCGTGCCCGGCTGCGCAATAGAAAAATCGGCTTCATTTTTCAAAGTTTCAACCTGATGCCGGATCTGAATCTGTTCGACAATGTGGATGTGCCGCTTCGTTACCGTGGCATGCCGGCTTCCGAACGGCGGGAGCGCATTGAACAGATGCTGGACTCGGTGGGGTTGCTGTCCCGCAAGAAGCATATTCCCTCCCAGTTGTCAGGAGGACAGCAGCAGCGGGTTGCCATTGCCCGGGCACTGGTGGGTGAACCCCGTTTCCTGCTGGCAGATGAACCTACCGGCAACCTGGATTCCCACACGGCAGCGGGGGTCATGGAATTGCTGGAGCAGGTTAATGACAAGGGAACGACCATCATCATGGTTACCCACGACGATTCCCTGGCGAGTCGGGCGCGACGTAACGTAAGAATCCTGGATGGTCGGATTCAGACCATCGAGCGGGTATCGGGTGGAGCCCGCGAGCCAGTACAGCCTGCCGGCGAGCCGGCGACAGCTACAATCTGA
- a CDS encoding HlyD family efflux transporter periplasmic adaptor subunit — MNLKTTISDTSGQDVVLESKPLGRLITVMALLVLGLLLVAWIAFPVVQRWMLAQVSVDADRLRLAEVRRGDFVRDVSVQGRVVAAVSPTLYATQAGTITFEVESGDSVHSEQVLARIDSPELDNRLLQERSRLSSLEIELQRQRISIRQQQLENQKSQDSAAIDLKAARRELTRAERAYEQGAITEVDYEKARDDLETAELLHRHSLMDRELDNERLDFELQTRQLAVEQQQLLVEDLVRQVNELVITSPVSGIVGNLLVDQKTNVSRNQPVLSVVDLSAFEVEILVPESYADDLALGMQAEVRAGNEIHQATLVAVSPEIIDNQVTGRVRFSAAPPAGLRQNQRLTTRILLEEKFAVIMVQRGQFIDSGNGRVAYVVEDGIATRRPIVIGATSLGNVEILDGLQPGEQIVISSTEIFDGVESVLINN, encoded by the coding sequence ATGAACCTGAAGACTACAATTTCAGATACCTCCGGGCAGGACGTCGTACTGGAATCGAAACCGCTGGGCCGTCTAATAACCGTCATGGCATTGCTCGTTCTGGGGCTGCTGCTGGTGGCCTGGATTGCCTTTCCCGTTGTCCAGCGCTGGATGCTGGCCCAGGTATCCGTCGATGCCGATCGACTGCGTCTGGCCGAGGTCCGGCGCGGTGACTTTGTCCGCGATGTGTCGGTGCAGGGGCGGGTTGTTGCCGCGGTCAGCCCCACTCTCTACGCCACCCAGGCCGGCACTATCACCTTTGAAGTCGAATCCGGTGATTCTGTCCATAGTGAGCAGGTGCTGGCGCGGATCGACAGCCCGGAGCTGGATAATCGCCTGCTGCAGGAACGCTCGCGTTTGTCCTCACTGGAGATCGAATTGCAGCGGCAGCGCATCTCAATTCGCCAGCAGCAGCTGGAAAATCAGAAGTCCCAGGATTCCGCGGCCATCGACCTGAAGGCCGCACGGCGGGAGCTGACCCGTGCGGAGCGAGCCTACGAGCAGGGCGCTATTACCGAAGTGGATTACGAAAAAGCCCGTGACGATCTCGAGACGGCAGAGCTGTTACACCGACACTCGCTGATGGACCGGGAACTGGATAACGAGCGCCTGGATTTCGAACTGCAGACCCGGCAGCTGGCGGTGGAGCAGCAACAGTTGCTGGTGGAAGATTTGGTCAGACAGGTTAACGAGCTGGTGATCACCTCGCCGGTGAGTGGCATCGTGGGTAATCTGCTGGTGGATCAGAAAACTAATGTGTCTCGCAACCAGCCGGTGTTGAGCGTTGTCGATCTGTCGGCCTTCGAGGTGGAGATACTGGTACCGGAAAGCTACGCCGATGACCTGGCTCTTGGGATGCAGGCGGAGGTGCGCGCCGGCAATGAAATACACCAGGCCACTCTGGTTGCCGTGTCTCCGGAGATCATCGACAACCAGGTCACCGGCCGGGTGCGTTTTTCCGCCGCCCCGCCGGCCGGCCTGCGCCAGAACCAGCGTCTGACGACCCGTATTCTGCTGGAGGAAAAATTCGCGGTGATCATGGTGCAGCGTGGCCAGTTTATTGACAGCGGCAACGGGCGTGTTGCGTATGTGGTCGAAGACGGCATTGCCACGCGACGGCCGATCGTGATCGGAGCTACCAGTCTGGGCAATGTTGAAATACTGGACGGACTGCAGCCAGGTGAGCAGATCGTGATTTCCAGCACCGAGATCTTTGATGGCGTCGAGTCGGTACTGATTAATAATTGA